One region of Triticum aestivum cultivar Chinese Spring chromosome 6B, IWGSC CS RefSeq v2.1, whole genome shotgun sequence genomic DNA includes:
- the LOC123139428 gene encoding E3 ubiquitin-protein ligase WAV3 — protein sequence MESRWRKAKMSLGLNLCVYVPRTLDDLDAGPPSTGSSTAALVSPAASSSSYATSANTTPTADPPNGSARGPGALMPTTPTPTSAGLRLSKSGSKSFKKTCAICLTIMKPGQGHALFTAECSHTFHFHCISANVKHGSNNCPVCRTEWKELPFRGPLVAAIPQGSARINPVNGQQNGGHMTLLRPLPRARSSGRLHHVTCLLPDTDRSVFNDDEPLDLCEATDDHQQGCSRTVEITTHPEFTEIPESTSERSFTVLIHLKAPLAQSLHVPGDDSSPNTGRAPVDLITVLDVSGSMAGTKLALLKRAMGFVIQNLGSSDRLSVIAFSSSARRLFPLRRMTESGRKQSLLAVNSLTSNGGTNIAEGLRKGSKVIEERQAKNPVCSIILLSDGQDTYTVSPSTGAHKPFTVSPTACAQKASAEYCALLPSTNGSQQVPVHVFGFGADHDAVSLHSISQTSGGTFSFIETEATIQDAFAQCIGGLLSVVAQDLRVKVESVHPDVHFGSIRSGSYSSRIADDKRNGSIDVGDLYAEEERDFLMTLNVPQGCGEETALLKVGCVYKDPLMKETINMAEVQVKISRPAFVSVQTVSIQVDRQKNRLHAAEVMAAARFSAERGELAHAVSLLEDCRRMIMGSASGQSGDRLCQSLDAELKEMQERMASRQRYEASGRAYVLSGLSSHSWQRATARGDSTDSESLIQAYQTTSMVDMVLRSQTLTRSSTPKQTPQMRHAKSFPARPQPR from the exons atGGAGAGCAGATGGAGGAAGGCCAAGATGTCGCTGGGGCTCAACCTCTGCGTCTACGTGCCGCGGACGCTGGACGACCTGGACGCCGGCCCGCCCTCCACGGGCTCCTCCACGGCCGCGCTCGTctcgccggcggcctcctcctcctcctacgccACCAGCGCCAACACCACCCCCACCGCCGACCCGCCCAACGGCAGCGCCAGGGGCCCCGGCGCGCTCATGCCCACCACCCCGACGCCCACCTCCGCCGGCCTCCGCCTCTCCAAGTCCGGCAGCAAGTCCTTCAAG aaaacatgtgCGATATGCTTGACCATAATGAAACCTGGTCAGGGCCATGCTCTATTCACGGCAGAGTGCTCACATACCTTTCACTTCCATTGTATATCTGCAAATGTTAAGCATGGAAGCAACAATTGTCCAGTTTGTCGCACCGAATGGAAGGAACTTCCATTTCGTGGCCCGCTGGTTGCTGCAATCCCTCAAGGAAGTGCAAGGATTAATCCTGTTAATGGGCAGCAAAATGGCGGCCACATGACGCTATTGCGACCACTCCCTCGTGCTCGTTCTTCTGGTCGCCTTCATCATGTAACTTGTTTGTTGCCTGACACAGACCGAAGTGTTTTCAATGATGATGAACCCTTGGACTTGTGTGAAGCAACCGATGACCATCAGCAGGGATGTTCAAGAACAGTAGAGATAACGACACACCCTGAGTTCACTGAAATACCAGAAAGTACTTCAGAAAGAAGCTTCACTGTTCTAATTCATCTAAAGGCACCCCTTGCTCAGAGTTTGCACGTACCTGGAGATGACAGTAGCCCAAACACTGGTCGAGCCCCGGTTGATCTTATCACAGTGCttgatgtcagtggtagcatggcTGGTACCAAACTTGCATTGCTGAAGAGGGCCATGGGGTTTGTCATTCAGAACCTTGGCTCCTCAGACCGGCTTTCTGTCATCGCCTTCTCATCATCTGCACGCAGGCTCTTCCCTCTTCGTCGGATGACCGAATCTGGTCGTAAGCAAAGCTTGCTAGCAGTCAATTCTCTGACGTCAAATGGTGGCACCAACATTGCTGAGGGTCTGAGAAAAGGCTCCAAAGTGATTGAAGAACGACAGGCCAAGAATCCAGTCTGCAGCATTATCCTTTTATCAGACGGGCAAGACACATATACAGTCTCACCAAGCACGGGTGCACACAAACCATTTACAGTCTCACCAACTGCCTGTGCACAGAAAGCATCAGCGGAGTACTGTGCGCTCTTGCCATCTACTAATGGCAGTCAGCAGGTACCAGTTCATGTCTTCGGGTTCGGTGCTGACCATGATGCAGTTTCGCTCCATTCGATCTCTCAAACCTCTGGTGGGACCTTTTCATTCATCGAGACGGAGGCTACCATCCAAGATGCATTCGCCCAATGTATTGGTGGACTCTTGAGTGTGGTCGCACAGGATTTGCGTGTAAAGGTGGAGAGTGTGCACCCTGATGTGCACTTTGGTTCCATCAGATCAGGTAGCTACTCCAGCAGAATTGCAGATGATAAGAGGAATGGGTCCATTGATGTTGGTGACCTGTATGCTGAAGAGGAAAGGGATTTTCTCATGACTCTGAACGTTCCCCAAGGCTGTGGCGAAGAAACGGCACTTCTCAAAGTTGGTTGTGTCTACAAAGATCCGCTGATGAAGGAGACCATCAACATGGCTGAGGTGCAGGTGAAGATCTCTAGGCCTGCGTTCGTGTCGGTGCAAACCGTGTCGATCCAGGTGGACCGGCAGAAGAACCGTCTTCATGCAGCAGAGGTGATGGCCGCGGCAAGGTTCTCCGCGGAGCGTGGCGAGCTGGCACACGCGGTCTCGCTGCTCGAGGACTGCCGGAGAATGATCATGGGGTCTGCGTCGGGGCAGTCCGGCGACCGGCTGTGCCAGTCGCTGGACGCGGAGCTGAAGGAGATGCAGGAGAGGATGGCGAGCCGGCAGAGGTACGAGGCGTCCGGGCGCGCCTACGTGCTGTCGGGCCTGAGCTCGCACTCGTGGCAGAGGGCGACCGCCCGCGGCGACTCCACGGACAGCGAGAGCCTGATCCAGGCTTACCAGACGACGTCGATGGTCGACATGGTACTGCGCTCCCAGACACTGACCCGCTCGTCGACCCCGAAGCAAACCCCACAGATGAGGCACGCCAAGTCGTTCCCGGCGCGCCCGCAGCCTAGGTAG